Part of the Henckelia pumila isolate YLH828 chromosome 2, ASM3356847v2, whole genome shotgun sequence genome is shown below.
agaaaaaaattaaatctcatatTACGCATGAAGACTTGATATCTATTAATAtctatgttgttgttgttattattattattattattattaaaattttataagagtTTCGTATAAAAAGTGAAAAACATaagacataaaaattatatttataataaaactcatgaacatcccaaaatatattttattatttaggcTTTAAAAAAAACCGCCTAAACCACTCCTAGACAGCTAGAACATTGGTATTTCTGCACGCTCCCACATCTTagggtatttttaaaattaatttttttaaaaaaattaaaataaaaaacccCCTCGGCACAGAACGGGTTAAACAATATcgtattattaaataatttttttttaacaataatattatttatttatttatatataaaacatgcatatatacatatataaattttgcaaataaaatataatgtgTGTGAAGTAAAAAAATTGGTTTAACCAAAATAATTGCAACATTGAGGATTTGAGGTCTTGAGGATATAAAACCTCCAAAACAAGATCAAAATGGCTGATAATGCATCAAAATCACATCCAATGTAAATAGAACATATCCCTGATAATCAAGTCTTATAAGGTCGAGTCTGAAAAGACTTATTCCACGAGTTCTCCCAGATAACTAGTTTGCCCTGGGAGCAGCCCATTCGACTCTAAGGATAAGATTGTCGTAACCATATCCATTCAGTTTGTTGATAGCTCTCTCAGCATCCTCTCTGCTCACAAAGTTGACGAAACCAAAACCTCTGCTGGTCCCTGTCTTTTGATCAATGGCAACATAAACTCGGCTGACAGCACCAAAAGGGCGGAACAGATCATGTAAATCAGCCTCTCTAGTGTCTTCCGAAAGATTAGTGACTCTAACCGAGTTTTCTTCGTTCCTGCGTCTCATGTCTGTACCACTCCTCTCAGTATTACCACTTCGCATGCTTGGAGGAACATATGCTCCCTTCGTAGCACCCGGTGTAGCAGTAGCAGTTTCGGATGGTAACTTATCCATGAAGGTCTCACTTGGTTGAGAAAGATCCTTGTAAGGACATCTTGACGTCCAGTGATCACCTTTCTTCCCACAGGTCCTACAAACCATGAGAACAGCTCCGCCTTTCCCAATCTGGGAAAAAGGATCTCCGGAACCTGTAGTTTCCTCTTGCTTGGTACCTATTTTTCCATTCATCAATTTGCAAGTTGTATGGTTAAACCAAGAAAAAAAGGGCACAGCATATTTGCCTGCAGAAAAATATCTTATCTTCTTGAAAGTGAAAGGGGATATTTTTTACATTAGCGCGTGACACAGTATTTCATCACGATCTAGTGCACAGGCTCTATATCTCATTTCGTCATTGTAACaggttttgatttaaaaaaaaaaaaaaaaactcaaacaatcTAATTCCACTATTTTCAGCCTTCAGGAAACATTGAAATGGAGGATAAGGGATAATTAAGAACAAGAAGAACCAAGATACTAAAACCAATAAATTGAAATGACAAATGTGAGTTAAGGTGATTGAAGAACTTTTGGTCGCGATATCAACAGTTGGACATGATCCTAAGAGTAATTTCTTTTAGCACCAAAACCGATGAATAGATTGTCAAAACCCacaatccgaaaaatccttccCAATAGATCGGTTAGACaaagaaattgaaataaaatttaggCTGTGTCTGGATTGATTGATTTGAGACGATGGATTTCAATCGCATTGATTTCAAAATCCTTGACTTGTTTGAATGGACAAAATCGGAGTAAATTTCAAATCCACTATTCCAATAGATTGCTGTGGACTTCAAATGACGCCCAAATACACACAAAACAGGTGTTATTTGAAATCCATCTTTCAAATCATTCGCCAAATCAAATCTCACCCTCCAAATCAAATCCATCGATCCAAGAGCAACCTTAGGAAATCCTCCTGAAACTCATACCAGCTCTGCTACATAAACTGAGTTCGTTCATTAAACAAGAGACAGAAATtcaatttagaaaattaaaggCAGTTTTCATGTATCACATCATTTAATCTATGTCTAACTACTTAGAACCTTTTGTAATTAATCACCTCACAAACATAAGTTGTGTAGCGGTAATATTATTCTCCTACCTTATTCTCTAGTTTCCATGAGTAACAGCAACAATACTAAAACaagaaagggaaaaaaaaaaatcatatccacAGAGTCTGGAACTTCTTTTCACCCACCACATCTATGGTATGCTTCCTGATTGCCCCCACAAGCAGGGTCCTTCGAAATTTAGATATTTGAAACATGTGTAAACATCCGAATTCCGAATCATGACAAAATTGACAAGGTTTGATGTATCAAGTAAAGCACATAGCAGCAAATAAGAATTCACCATAAAACAGGTATTAAAATCAGCAAATTAATCTCACAATTCCAAAATGAATACCGTGGGCACGTGGGCGCTCGAGGAGAATTTCTTCAGTGGAAACCATGGTGAGGCGGCTGCCAACGTCCTCGTGCACAGCGTCGCCAAACTTGGGCCAGGAGCGGCGCTCCACGGCGCGTTTGCTGAGTCGAGCGTTGGCCAGTTTGCGGATGCGTGTGGTGGTCGTTATCTTCACCCTGTTCCCTTCATCGTTGAACTTATACTCCACCACCTTCTTTATCCCGTTGTCGTCCGGTCCCAACACCAGCTTCGGCGGCAACAGGAAATCTAAATCCTCTCCATCGTCCTCCTCCAGTTCGCCCCATCTCAACTTGCTGGGTTGCGTCGCCGCGTCTACCGCCATCGTCTTCGCAGGCTATTAGAAAATTAGGGTTTTGTTTTCAGATTGGAaaaggatttttttttatgctCAGCCTGATGTGTACCAGCGGATAGGAAGcaaatagtttttttaaaaaaatttaattgtaaataaaaaattttttgcaTATATAATTGGATGAGGGGAAATAAATAAGAGCAAATTGGTGATAAATTTCTAATCTCAAACTTGACATTGTCTTTTCTTCCTATTCATAAGATTCTTTGCAATAGCTCCCTAGACCACTAAACTTGAATAATTAAATGATTAATTATTGTACTTGATTTATGCTTATTTAtgcttaaaatctaaagactttatgctaaaatctgaaaattttgtGCTTAATTATGGTATAAAGAATCATGCGCTAAAATGATATCAGAGCTTTAGATTTattattcagactttatattattcgttaattcataattttttttgttgaggagaagaattttataaaaaatgactttaaacgaaggtttgaatcaagagaattttattaatatgaaatcctataaacaagttaatctatgcacaatagattacttacaacaggttgtgattaatgctctcGATTTCGAAGGGATaaagaaagatgatttctaactctcaatttttagaaattacctcagattcctctaaactttccgaagatcttagagaaatccaaaagacggtacaatattacagcaatcagctgtatgaaatacctcggcggattgaagaaatccttaagaaacaagaagaaattcttgggactctaaaggatcttcaaactaaaatcataaatctagaacatacttttggttctagaaaaggagaaaagttaccactctcgtttggtactgaacctttgttacatcagaaatgTAAaatcaaaatggttcaaaaacctttaactgatgatgaaatgatgattaatcttataaaagcagtatcagagaaaaacactatctgatgactaccttagaaagattaaatctcgaggatctacaagatcttgcggattcttttgcgaatctcaaagtagtagatctaaaaatgaatttttcagAAGGTGAACAACCAATAGGGAATCCCccgagatatgtggttaaaacagaagaaccacgtagtgagttccatgttggagaaaattcacatccagcgggaaccagatcaagaatgAGTAAGAtaccactccatcaaactccttacgggaaaactgttttagactcgatacatccttatggagttatgttaaaccttgatgttctgGATTTCAAAAACAGAgtagatcttatagatgattggacttCAGGTATGAGAATTGCAGTAGGAACactagatctcaataaagaaggattcgtAAAatttctagaaatgagtctaatgggatccgTTAAGATCGCTTGGGaaatgactatgccagaaactaaggaatcaatccTAGCAGGGGAATCCCTCAGCAAGATTGGAGGAataatggccaccctatttaaagcacaattcatagaggtagactatttcaataatcaagatacagagaaaaagagaagatatactcaagctctgtataacctcgagttacatgatatctgtttagttgatgaatacattatgttattcactaaatacagatggaattcgggagttgagaaaaatgtagctattcagctatttttctcaaaaatgccaagtccctggagagaaatgctgattaaagaatacgttacaggtaatcttgatacattggcaagacgcgcctcctttttgaaagaaaaattggcagaatggtgtcacatggcagcattacagaagaactacaagaaaataaggggtataaataAACGTGCACCTTTATTTTGGATCTTCCAACGATAATTGGAAACAGATctcagggatttaaaaggaagaaattcaaaaataatccctataataaaagaatgaaaagttcttggaaaccaagaacattttggtccaaataaAAGGTCAGATCCTATAGAccgggtagaagaagtggacctataAGAACATCCCCAAcaacaggctcatcacaaagcaggggaagaacaccatcaagaagaactttcagaagaactcatacaagagcaagtgaaagtttcaaggattgcaactgctggacatgtggagcaagatgacatatatctacaaattatccagaaaacaagaaaaaaagagttaaactctttgaagcaacaccagatatagatgatgcggtcttctttcaagatctagtccaagtatatcaatttgaggatatcccctcagatgaaagcatatacgaagaagagatattgtttagtcaataagtttctgaagatgaatcagaatcagaatcagagtaaagaggaagtgtttcggcatgaaacacatgaaagtttggctgggttctttagtcaaaccacgatatctcataatatggtccaaaggattatgagagaaaatccaacattacagaagtaccaaggatttttggCAGGAAAAATTTAAAGAGTCTTAgaaaacctagggctaagacaaagaagacataaattgatttataaggtatccagaaaGGAAATGACGATCCCTATGGAgttaaccagtaatcaaattgagatgcagTTAAAAAATTACAGAAATTgaaagcagaagtagcaaagacaatgtcttggattcatattggagcaatccagattatgatcaaagctacttttaaagagggaatagattcacccatagatatcgtagtatgcgataaaataaTGGAAAATATTCAAGATGCGGTTTTAGgaactatctcgggaaatttGTGTGCAGgaaaaaattgtgggagttatttatccaagaatagcctacaatttagctgacagagattttagtcgagccttgacgttgcatcaaaatttcaagaaaaaaagactaatgaaggaaggtaatatgccatattctattacatatcaaatttcatatgctctttctaatactcaccattctgaattatttattagaaatgagttcattgaaattccagagatctttgggaaattttctcaagcaatatacccggaaagaatcgagtttcctttaattcaggaaataAACATTCAAATTAAAGatagaccggttctatacagagaccttaaaatagaaccgctaaggttatctttccaaggtgaccgaatgacaagtcgaaggtgggaaaaatctcctattcaggaaattccaccagaagaaaatgagttttcaataataggaaaacttagatctccagaaggatgtaaataagtcaaaatagtattcgaaattacaagtcacatgaaccaatttccttgtaactcgatttactatttagaacaATAGgtaaaaggaacttaccaaagATTAATAAATGTTggtgaattggaagttcaaatttcGGGGATCCCaggaaaagaaataaatcaactaATTCTTGGCTTAGAATTTTTGGAAgatcataaaccatggaaacgccttgaaaaaggaatagagttcatggaaaaagaaaaaacttGAAGAATTCAATAAGAATCCTGCGAGATGGAAAAACAAGAAAATTGGATAAGggaaaatcccttaatcagattcgaaaactctgttcacaaacagaggaagaagcaactttTGAAATTTGTAAGTTATgagcatgatttactagaacgcattgaaaaagtagaaaggagtaaccatactctaccttctgaggccttaggtcaactaaaggtgaatagtcttaatcggattactgagttacaacacagtttgttaaaaatggcggggccatttagtaatccctttaaaaaatgacaacaagtcctttctccatatacattccaatagggatgttgtatgaataatataaggctgaatactttgcagcttatattgactcgggagcaagaatttgtacagcaaaaagaggagtctttccTGAATAATGTGAaaaagaattgccaaaaattgatggacgagatttctctcgaagaattttaattcattGCAAAGgcataaaacaagcagagatcattatgggaggagcaggtcaaacaccttggtacaaggtaaagacaccacaaatttattttcatgatacaggagatgatatcctgttagaaaataacttcttacaaatgtttaagaagtacacacaagacaatgagtcaagaaggcTTATGTTCACtataatttgtgatcataaaattatcgttcaaagacttaagattgctttttatcgacaattgccgataatatttcgcagccagcgtggtgataaaggacaactttttcacccaaaaatgaaagatccaagaaggtttggagaaaccatgttgaaaataacaacaaaacaagaactccaaatagAGGATAtggtgtaacacccggtatttttaatacgtaaattcgcatgcataattaggaaatttatttatttaaaattttatatttatgggttaaataattatgtgaaattatttgtgcatgttttaagttatttttaagcatttaacccataattagtgattttcacgatttatggaaattaattgttttgatcgcgtagacgggaccgttgacgaacgagatgacaactttctatccaatttatttcatgagcatttttagagcccaaaaatattattttgagttttatttcctcaaaattattagtatttaattttatatgattttaggagtccatttttattcaaaataagccaaaattatgactttttattatctttaaaatttcattaattatttatttcgggatttttaaattagttatcagattttaattattagttagagtttttaagttatatatttcataattaaaaatccctattaatattttattatcctaaaaacctatttttaaatttaaaaccttaccctaaacctacccaaCCCTCATGCCTCCAAGCTCTTAGCCGACATCTCCCcctcttcttcatcttcttcatcgatcaGAAATCTCCAAGGCTCCATAGCCAATTTTTCTTCGAAGTTTCAaggttgctcgtcgtcccgGATTCGTTCTACACGCTCCTATCTATTCCTTTAACGGTGCAAGACATGTTTCTTTCTCAAATTTTCGTGTCATATCAGTGGTTAATAGTGTGCGTGTGTATGCATTAGAATTATTCAaggaaatttcagaaaaattgtTTAGTTTTGGTTGTTATGCACCTTGTTCATGTTTTTCTTccatgctcacgttttcttgCTTCATGACTTGTATGGCTGCTGGTCAGAGGTTGCAGGGGgttccttagggtccctaggttgGTGTGGTTTGGCCGGTTTGGGCTGGAAAGGGGCTGAGGCACGCTGGTTCGATTTTGGTCCAAGTGGGGTGCAGTTTAGGGTTCGGTGGAAGAGGGCTTCGGGTTTGAGGTAGGGACCGTGGCTCGGGCTGAGCCATggtaggttaggaccgcccagacatgggctacgtctgggcggtggcgctccggccaggggtggccggagctgtcatggcctgctgctcacggccgaggggAAGTCGGGAAATGGGAGGATCGGGTTAGAGGTTTTgaggggtccgggtcgggttgttgggtccgggtcgggctCAATAAAtcatgggtcaagtctagtgggtccgggtccgggttaagtaagtcgggctcgggtatttttatttttttagtattaagtataattaagtgttaaatgggcctaattaaatccaaaaatttaattgggttccatttaattatttgggttaaatttaattattattgggcttatttaaatttagttaagttagtcaaataatttttatgggcttgggggcccatggaagttattgggccagtctttgggcttttgggctcaTTGGGCCGGGAAagaatgttaatgggccagtctcaggattaatgggccagaatttaagaaattgggcttgagtgttagggccagcagttcagtacaatccatgaaaaattgcatgtgtcctgaatatatatttagttatttttatgcatgcaacttatttttaatatttatatgttagtatgaaattaaattaaatatatatgaaggacacacattttagttatgtacatgcattcatgaaataatttttatgcatgat
Proteins encoded:
- the LOC140881716 gene encoding uncharacterized protein, translating into MAVDAATQPSKLRWGELEEDDGEDLDFLLPPKLVLGPDDNGIKKVVEYKFNDEGNRVKITTTTRIRKLANARLSKRAVERRSWPKFGDAVHEDVGSRLTMVSTEEILLERPRAHGTKQEETTGSGDPFSQIGKGGAVLMVCRTCGKKGDHWTSRCPYKDLSQPSETFMDKLPSETATATPGATKGAYVPPSMRSGNTERSGTDMRRRNEENSVRVTNLSEDTREADLHDLFRPFGAVSRVYVAIDQKTGTSRGFGFVNFVSREDAERAINKLNGYGYDNLILRVEWAAPRAN